In one window of Rhizobium glycinendophyticum DNA:
- the pyc gene encoding pyruvate carboxylase, translated as MPISKILVANRSEIAIRVFRAANELGLKTVAIWAEEDKLALHRFKADESYQVGRGPHLARDLGPIESYLSIEEIIRVAKLSGADAIHPGYGLLSESPEFVEACNDAGIIFIGPRAETMRQLGNKVAARNLAISVGVPVVPATDPLPDDEAEIHRLAEEIGYPVMLKASWGGGGRGMRAIRDPKDLLREVTEAKREAKAAFGKDEVYLEKLVERARHVESQILGDTYGNAVHLFERDCSIQRRNQKVVERAPAPYLSEAQRQELADYSLRIAKATNYVGAGTVEYLMDADTGKFYFIEVNPRIQVEHTVTEVVTGIDIVKAQIHILDGFAIGTPESGVPQQSDIRLNGHALQCRITTEDPEQNFIPDYGRITAYRSAAGFGIRLDGGTAYSGAIITRYYDPLLVKVTASGSTPQEAISRMDRALREFRIRGVATNLTFLEAIIGHPSFRDNSYTTRFIDTTPELFQQVKRQDRATKLLTYLADVTVNGHPEVKGRPKPPEDAAKPVVPFIDAQIPSGTKQLLDELGPKKFGEWMRSQTRVLMTDTTMRDGHQSLLATRMRTHDIAQIAGTYARALPELLSLECWGGATFDVSMRFLTEDPWERLALVRESAPNLLLQMLLRGANGVGYKNYPDNVVKYFVRQAAKGGIDLFRVFDCLNWVDNMRVSMDAVAEENKLCEAAICYTGDLLNSARPKYDLKYYTALAADLEKAGAHIIAVKDMAGLLKPAAAKVLFKALREATSLPIHFHTHDTSGIAAATVLAAVDAGVDAVDAAMDAFSGNTSQPCLGSIVEALRGSERDPGLDPHWIRRLSFYWEAVRTQYAAFESDLKGPASEVYLHEMPGGQFTNLKEQARSLGLETRWHEVAQAYADANQMFGDIVKVTPSSKVVGDMALMMVSQDLSVADVENPAKDIAFPDSVVSMLKGDLGQPPGGWPEALQKKALKGEAAYTAVPGSLLPDADLGAERKAIEEKLGREVSDFEFASYLMYPKVFTDYAVAADTYGPVSVIPTPQYFYGLPAGEELFLDLEKGKTLVIVNQAIGHTDDKGMVTVFFELNGQPRRIKVPDRVHGASGSAVRRKADLGNAAHLGAPMPGVISAVSVAVGQAVKSGDILVSIEAMKMETALHADRDGTISEVLVKIGDQIDAKDLLIVYSA; from the coding sequence TTGCCAATATCCAAGATCCTTGTCGCCAACCGTTCCGAAATTGCCATTCGTGTCTTTCGTGCGGCCAATGAACTGGGCCTGAAAACGGTCGCCATCTGGGCCGAGGAAGACAAACTCGCGCTGCATCGGTTCAAGGCGGATGAAAGCTATCAGGTGGGACGTGGGCCGCACCTGGCACGGGATCTCGGACCGATCGAAAGCTATTTGTCGATCGAGGAAATCATTCGCGTCGCCAAGCTTTCTGGCGCCGACGCTATTCACCCGGGCTATGGACTTCTCTCTGAAAGTCCAGAGTTTGTAGAGGCCTGCAACGATGCAGGTATCATTTTTATCGGTCCTCGTGCCGAAACCATGCGTCAGCTGGGCAACAAGGTCGCTGCACGTAACCTGGCAATCAGTGTTGGTGTGCCGGTCGTTCCTGCGACGGATCCGCTGCCGGACGACGAGGCGGAGATTCACAGGCTTGCCGAGGAAATCGGCTACCCGGTCATGCTGAAGGCTTCCTGGGGCGGTGGCGGTCGCGGCATGCGCGCCATCCGCGATCCAAAGGACCTTCTGCGCGAGGTGACGGAAGCCAAGCGCGAGGCAAAGGCCGCCTTCGGCAAGGACGAAGTCTATCTGGAAAAGCTCGTCGAGCGCGCGCGCCACGTCGAAAGCCAGATCCTGGGCGATACTTATGGCAATGCCGTGCACCTTTTCGAGCGCGACTGCTCCATCCAGCGCCGAAACCAGAAGGTGGTCGAGCGTGCACCGGCGCCGTATCTGTCGGAGGCGCAGCGCCAGGAACTGGCGGACTATTCGCTCAGGATTGCCAAGGCGACCAATTATGTCGGCGCCGGCACCGTCGAATACCTTATGGACGCCGACACCGGCAAATTCTACTTCATCGAGGTCAATCCGCGCATTCAGGTCGAACACACGGTCACCGAAGTCGTCACCGGCATCGATATCGTGAAGGCGCAGATCCACATCCTTGACGGCTTTGCCATTGGAACACCGGAATCGGGTGTGCCGCAGCAATCGGACATTCGCCTTAACGGCCACGCCCTGCAGTGCCGCATTACGACGGAAGATCCCGAGCAGAACTTCATCCCGGATTACGGTCGCATCACCGCCTATCGTTCGGCGGCCGGCTTCGGTATCCGCCTCGATGGTGGTACAGCCTATTCCGGCGCGATCATCACACGCTACTATGACCCGCTTCTGGTCAAGGTGACGGCTTCCGGCAGCACCCCGCAGGAGGCGATCAGCCGTATGGATCGTGCACTGCGCGAATTCCGTATCCGCGGCGTTGCGACCAATCTCACCTTCCTCGAGGCGATCATCGGACATCCGAGCTTCCGGGACAATTCCTATACGACTCGCTTCATCGATACGACGCCGGAACTCTTCCAGCAGGTGAAGCGCCAAGACCGTGCGACGAAGCTTCTGACTTATCTCGCCGATGTCACCGTCAACGGCCATCCGGAAGTAAAGGGCCGGCCGAAGCCGCCTGAGGATGCGGCAAAGCCAGTCGTGCCTTTCATCGATGCGCAGATTCCCTCTGGCACCAAGCAGTTGCTCGACGAACTCGGTCCGAAGAAATTCGGCGAATGGATGCGCAGTCAGACGCGCGTCTTGATGACCGACACGACGATGCGCGATGGTCATCAGTCGCTGCTGGCGACCCGCATGCGCACCCACGACATCGCGCAGATCGCGGGTACATATGCCCGGGCTCTGCCTGAGCTTTTGTCGCTGGAATGCTGGGGTGGTGCGACCTTCGACGTTTCCATGCGCTTTCTGACGGAAGATCCATGGGAACGCCTGGCGCTGGTGCGCGAGAGCGCGCCGAACCTGCTTCTGCAGATGCTGCTGCGCGGTGCGAACGGCGTCGGCTACAAGAACTATCCCGACAACGTCGTGAAGTACTTTGTTCGCCAGGCGGCAAAGGGCGGGATCGACCTCTTCCGCGTTTTCGACTGCCTGAACTGGGTCGACAACATGCGCGTGTCGATGGATGCGGTGGCCGAAGAGAACAAGCTTTGTGAGGCGGCGATCTGCTACACCGGCGACCTCTTGAATTCGGCGCGTCCGAAATACGATCTGAAGTACTATACGGCGCTGGCTGCTGACCTCGAAAAGGCCGGTGCCCATATCATTGCCGTCAAAGATATGGCCGGGCTGCTGAAGCCGGCTGCCGCCAAGGTGCTGTTCAAGGCATTGCGCGAGGCGACCAGCCTACCGATCCACTTCCATACGCACGACACGTCGGGCATTGCCGCCGCGACTGTGCTTGCGGCGGTCGATGCAGGCGTTGATGCCGTGGATGCGGCGATGGACGCCTTCTCCGGGAACACATCGCAGCCCTGCCTCGGCTCGATTGTGGAAGCGCTGCGCGGTTCGGAGCGGGATCCGGGTCTCGACCCGCACTGGATCCGCCGCCTGTCGTTCTACTGGGAAGCCGTGCGTACCCAGTATGCGGCTTTCGAGAGCGATCTGAAGGGGCCGGCATCCGAAGTCTACTTGCATGAAATGCCGGGTGGCCAGTTCACCAATCTCAAGGAACAGGCGCGCTCGCTGGGCCTTGAAACCCGCTGGCACGAAGTGGCGCAGGCCTATGCCGATGCCAACCAGATGTTCGGCGATATCGTCAAGGTAACGCCTTCGTCGAAGGTCGTTGGCGACATGGCCCTGATGATGGTCAGCCAGGATCTGTCCGTTGCCGACGTCGAGAACCCGGCCAAGGATATCGCCTTCCCGGATTCCGTCGTGTCTATGCTGAAAGGCGACCTCGGTCAGCCGCCGGGTGGCTGGCCGGAGGCATTGCAGAAGAAAGCTCTGAAGGGTGAGGCGGCCTATACTGCGGTGCCGGGTTCGCTGCTGCCGGACGCCGATCTCGGTGCCGAGCGCAAGGCGATCGAGGAGAAACTCGGTCGCGAGGTCTCCGACTTCGAGTTCGCCTCTTACCTGATGTATCCGAAGGTCTTCACGGATTATGCAGTGGCCGCCGACACCTATGGTCCGGTCTCAGTCATTCCGACGCCGCAGTATTTCTACGGCCTGCCGGCCGGCGAGGAGCTGTTCCTTGACCTGGAGAAGGGCAAGACCCTCGTCATTGTCAACCAGGCGATCGGACATACGGATGATAAGGGCATGGTCACCGTGTTCTTCGAACTGAATGGCCAGCCGCGCCGCATCAAGGTGCCGGATCGCGTCCATGGAGCCTCCGGCAGTGCAGTTCGTCGCAAGGCGGATCTCGGCAATGCTGCCCATCTGGGTGCGCCGATGCCAGGCGTCATCTCGGCCGTTTCCGTTGCGGTGGGCCAGGCCGTGAAGTCCGGTGATATCCTGGTATCGATCGAAGCGATGAAGATGGAAACGGCGCTGCATGCCGATCGTGACGGCACTATTTCGGAAGTTCTGGTCAAGATTGGCGACCAGATCGACGCGAAGGATCTACTGATCGTCTATTCGGCCTGA
- a CDS encoding LuxR family transcriptional regulator, translated as MNINQLLHFLVVIDECRSAADVVSELEKLVRSYGFEYYGLVRQPKPDENPMQLVLAGHWPEGWPQLYIAKKYVLIDPTIRYLGQARAGFRWRDALHAFRADPHRKRMERMLGDSMRYGLTDGYIFPVHGRAGLMGNMTVGGKPIDLSPIEVSLFDAVAKKAFWRLAEYKHGDLLAPSKPIDTRMTRREMEVLNYLADGLTSNEISRILKISNHTVDWYMNGIQDKLNAKNRQHVVALSFRLGLVT; from the coding sequence GTGAATATAAACCAGTTGCTACATTTTTTGGTCGTTATCGACGAATGCCGTTCTGCTGCTGATGTGGTCTCCGAGCTTGAAAAGCTCGTTCGGTCCTATGGCTTCGAATATTACGGCCTTGTCCGGCAGCCCAAGCCGGATGAAAATCCGATGCAATTGGTGCTGGCAGGACACTGGCCCGAGGGCTGGCCGCAGCTATACATTGCCAAGAAATATGTGCTGATCGACCCGACGATTCGCTATCTCGGACAGGCACGGGCCGGCTTTCGCTGGCGCGATGCGTTGCACGCCTTTCGGGCAGACCCTCATCGCAAGCGGATGGAACGCATGCTGGGGGACAGCATGCGGTATGGGCTGACGGATGGATACATCTTCCCGGTTCACGGTCGTGCGGGGCTCATGGGCAACATGACCGTGGGCGGCAAGCCGATCGATCTTTCGCCCATTGAGGTCAGCCTGTTCGACGCCGTCGCCAAGAAGGCGTTCTGGCGGCTCGCCGAATACAAGCACGGCGATCTGCTTGCCCCGTCAAAACCCATCGACACACGGATGACCCGTCGTGAAATGGAGGTGCTGAATTATCTGGCAGATGGTCTGACGTCGAACGAGATCAGCCGGATCCTGAAGATCTCCAATCATACCGTCGACTGGTACATGAACGGCATTCAAGACAAGTTGAATGCGAAAAACCGTCAGCATGTGGTGGCGCTTTCCTTCAGACTTGGACTGGTGACCTGA
- a CDS encoding glucan ABC transporter ATP-binding protein/ permease, whose protein sequence is MSLLQVYLKALKYLATYRLRVSLVVVANVVLAAITIIEPILFGRIIDAISEKRDATQILILWGCFGVFNTVAYVLVARQADRLAHGRRADLLTESFAKIISMPLSWHHKRGTSNALHTLLRAGETLFGLWLEFMRTHLATAVALTLLLPTAFSMDIRLTSVLVVLAVLYVIIGRTVMVKTKEGQASVEGHYHTVFSHVSDSISNVSVLHSYNRIEAETRALKDYTTKLLSAQYPVLDWWALAGALNRIASTLSMLVILVIGTLLVQRGELKVGDIIAFTGFAGLLIARLDQMITFVNQIFEARSKLEDFYLLEDAVQEREERAGATELQNVKGDVEFRDVCFDFASTTQGVRDVSFTVNAGQTVAIVGPTGAGKTTLINLLQRVHEPQSGQILVDGQDISKVTRKSLRHAIATVFQDAGLLNRSIKDNIRLGREDATEEEIIQAAEAAAATDFIESRMIGYDTHVGERGNRLSGGERQRIAIARAILKNAPILVLDEATSALDVETEARVKEAIDRLRKNRTTFIIAHRLSTIREADLVVFLDHGRVIEMGNYDQLSALGGRFSSLLRTSGLLKEEPSPAI, encoded by the coding sequence GTGTCACTGCTCCAGGTCTATCTGAAGGCCCTCAAATATCTCGCCACCTATCGCCTGCGGGTGTCTCTGGTGGTTGTCGCCAATGTGGTACTGGCTGCCATCACCATCATCGAACCCATTTTGTTCGGGCGCATCATCGACGCGATCTCAGAGAAGCGAGATGCCACACAGATCCTGATTCTCTGGGGCTGCTTCGGCGTCTTCAACACGGTGGCCTATGTTCTCGTGGCGCGCCAAGCGGACAGACTGGCCCATGGACGTCGCGCAGACCTGCTGACGGAGTCCTTCGCCAAGATCATCTCCATGCCGTTGAGTTGGCACCACAAGCGCGGCACATCCAACGCACTTCACACGCTGCTGCGCGCCGGCGAGACGCTGTTCGGCCTGTGGCTGGAATTCATGCGCACCCATCTGGCGACGGCTGTCGCCCTGACGCTGCTTTTGCCGACCGCCTTCTCGATGGATATCCGCCTGACGTCTGTTCTCGTCGTCCTGGCGGTCCTTTATGTCATCATCGGTCGCACGGTCATGGTGAAAACGAAGGAAGGGCAGGCCTCCGTTGAAGGTCATTACCACACGGTGTTCTCGCATGTGAGCGATTCGATCAGCAACGTGTCGGTGCTTCATAGCTACAACCGCATCGAGGCGGAGACGCGGGCGCTGAAGGACTACACCACCAAACTGCTATCAGCCCAGTATCCGGTGCTCGACTGGTGGGCGCTGGCGGGCGCACTCAACCGTATCGCCTCGACGCTTTCGATGCTGGTCATTCTGGTCATCGGTACGCTTCTTGTTCAGCGCGGCGAACTGAAGGTCGGCGACATCATCGCCTTTACCGGTTTTGCCGGCCTGCTGATCGCCCGCCTCGATCAGATGATCACCTTCGTCAACCAGATCTTCGAAGCGCGCTCGAAGCTAGAGGACTTCTACCTGCTGGAAGACGCGGTTCAGGAGCGCGAAGAACGGGCCGGTGCGACGGAGCTTCAGAATGTGAAGGGCGACGTGGAATTTCGGGATGTCTGCTTTGATTTCGCTTCGACCACACAAGGCGTCCGCGATGTATCGTTTACGGTGAATGCCGGTCAGACGGTCGCCATCGTCGGCCCAACAGGCGCTGGCAAAACGACGCTGATCAATCTCCTGCAGCGGGTGCACGAGCCCCAGTCGGGCCAGATCTTGGTGGACGGCCAGGACATCTCAAAGGTGACGCGAAAATCGCTGCGCCACGCCATCGCCACCGTCTTCCAAGACGCCGGCCTTCTTAATCGCTCGATCAAGGACAACATCCGCCTGGGACGCGAGGACGCGACCGAGGAGGAGATTATCCAAGCAGCAGAAGCGGCAGCGGCAACCGACTTTATCGAAAGCCGCATGATCGGTTACGACACCCATGTCGGCGAGCGAGGCAACCGCCTCTCCGGCGGCGAGCGTCAGCGCATCGCGATCGCGCGCGCAATTCTGAAGAATGCGCCGATCCTCGTTCTCGACGAGGCAACCAGTGCGTTGGACGTGGAGACCGAGGCTCGGGTGAAGGAAGCGATCGACCGGCTGCGCAAGAACCGCACGACCTTCATCATTGCTCACCGGCTTTCCACAATCCGCGAAGCCGATCTCGTCGTCTTCCTCGATCACGGTCGGGTTATCGAAATGGGCAATTACGACCAGCTGAGCGCCCTCGGTGGTCGCTTCAGTTCGCTCTTGCGCACGAGCGGTCTGCTGAAGGAAGAACCGAGCCCGGCGATCTGA